From the genome of Candidatus Desulfofervidus auxilii:
CATTAAAATAGTGGGTATATCTGCTTACATTGCTTTTATACTCTTTTCTTTCATAACTGGATTTAATCCTGGAAAACAGATAGGTAAAAATTTCATTACTTTTTCAGTGGATATGCTTGAAATCCTGCCATGTGCGTTTGTTTTAATAGGTTTGTTTGAGATATGGGTGAAAAAAGAAACTGTTGAAAAGCATTTTGGAAAAGAGTCAGGTATTAGAGGGTATATATGGGCGGTATTACTTGCAGGCACTACAGTTGGTGGTTTGTATGTAGCTTTTCCTGTTGCATATTCTTTGTATAATAAAGGAGCAAAGCTTAGTGTTATTTTCACATACATAGGGGCTTCTGCAATTTGTAGGGTTCCAATGACGATATTTGAAGCATCTTTTATGGGAATAAAATTCTCAGCAATAAGATTATTAGTATCTTTGCCATTAGTGATTATATCTTCAATTTTATTAGGTGCTTATTTGGAGAAAAGAAATTACAAAATAATGGAGGAACAAAATGGCTGAAAATATATTTTTGATAAAAACGTAAACTTATAATTTTAAGAGAAAGAGGAGAAGAAAATGACGGGGAGAACATGGAAGAATGTAAACCCCTCAGATGCTGAGAAAATCAAGGAATATTTACTCAATGAAGGAGGAGTAGGTGAAGAAGTCAAAGCACCTTATGAAAAGTGGCGGGTTAGATTTTCTGATTCCAATTTTACTTACTACAAGAAAGGAACTCTTTACAGTACACCCTCAAATTCAAAGGATCCGGCAGTATTCAATGCGTGGCAATATATAGATTCTGTGGTAGGTTCTGCTTATGTTTTGCCCACCAAAGATTTTCTTATTGGTTTAGATGAGACAGGAAAGGGCGAAGTAATCGGACATACAGTTTTAACTGGTGTAATCTTCCCTAAGGAACTCTTTAAGGACGTGGATTTACTAATAGGTTCAGCAGATACTAAAAACAGACATAAATTTGAATACTGGGATGAAATTTTCATTAGACTGGATAAACTAAGGAACAAAGGTCTCAATTTTATCTATGAGAAAATCCCACCTTGGTATGTTGATAAATATAATTTGAATAAAATTATGGATGTGAGTTATCAGCGAATACTCTCTATTTTCTTTCGAAGAGTTGAGATTTCACAATGCAGGATTGTATTGGATGATTATGGGATAGGAGACACTTTGAAGCGATTTTTAAACTTTTTAGAAAAACAGGGAGCAGAAATTATTGTTACCAAAAACTCAGAAGATAAATATCTTGAAGCAAAAGTTGCATCTCTTATTTCAAAAAGGCAACGAGAGGCGGTAATAAAAGCCATAAATGAAAATCCTGAATTTCAAATAAACGGACAATCAGTAGGTTCTGGTAATGCAGGAGATCCAAAAACTAATGCTTGGCTTAAAGCTTGGTGGAAAAAATACAAATCGTGGCCGTGGTTTGTAAAAAGATCTTTTAAAAATGTAAGAAGAATCGAAGGAAAAACAGGAGAAGTAAAAAAGATTTTACCGCCTATTGATGAGAAGCTATTATCTGATGAATTTTTAAAAGCTTTCAATAAAGGCAAGCTCTCCATTCAATCTCTTTCATTAGTTTGCCCTTATTGTGGTGCAATCTTAAAAAGTGTAGAATTTGTAAGTTTTAAGAAAAATGGAAGAGAAATAAGTGGAATAAAATGCGTGAATAAGGAGTGCAGTAGAATCATTGAAAATGCTGGAATGACCCTCCGATATTACTGTGGATATGTTTTACCAGATAGTAATGCTATCCAAAGGCAGGTGATATCAAGAGACCTTAGGAGCTCAAGATTTTTTGAAAACTTTACAGTTATTCTTTCGCCAGTGGTCAGAAAAGAATGTGATGGAACTCCAAGAGGAAAGAAAGAATTTGAAGAATTAGCCAAATTTGATTCTATAGGAAGAATAAGATTAGAAAGCCCTGGAAAAATAGAAGATATTCCAAAAGAACTATCAAGAGATAAAAGGGATGAAAGGATAATTGAAGATTGTATCAAACACAATGCTATATTGGTGACAGGTGATAAATCTATGCAAGCATTTGCAGGTGGTAAAAATGTGTTCACAATATACCTTTAAAACTTTTCGCAGGCTTTGCTAACGGCTACGCAAAATTTTGCAAGCGAAACTTCATATCCCAGGACGTAGGTGACATTGCAAAAAGGTTTAAAAAGATGCGTATTATCATAAGTGAAAGGAGGAAGGGCAAAATTGTTGAGAAGATAAAGGTTACAAATTTTAAAGACCCAAATAAATAGGGGGTTAAAGAGATGAGCATAAAAAGAATAGAAGTGAAAAACTTTAAAAGTTTTAAAGAGTTAAAGATTAATCTTGGGAAATTTAATGTGATAATCGGTGCAAACGCATCTGGGAAGTCCAATTTTGTCCATATCTTTGAATTTTTGAGAGATATAACAAGTTCAGGCTTAGACAACGCAGTATCTATGCAGGGAGGTGTGGAATATCTCCGAAACATGAATATAGGAGTCTCTAAACCTTTGTCTATAAAAGTTGTTTCTGATCAAGAGTTCGGATTGTTGGGTCCACGGACAAAAGCAGGTTTAATAGGCATAAAAACCTATGAAGTGATATATGAATTTGCGTTGAGATTTTATAAAAGAGGTTCTGGATTCAGAATAGTGAAGGATGAATTAAGTCAAAAATGTAAATTCCTCAAGTTGGAAAGAAAAGAGAAAAAAGTTGAAGAGAAAGAAATACTTGGCGAGGGGGGGATTCTTATCTCACGTAGCAATGGAAGGGTAAAAATTGATTTTAACATACCGCCAAATGTGCCACTTAAAAAAGAGGACATATTTCCGCCACTTTTGCGATTTTTGCGGGAAGAAAAACTACCAGAGCACAAACTTCTCCTTGAAACATACTTTTTTATACCTCCATTAGAAGATATTTTTAGTGAAATCTCAATATACGATTTTGATCCTAAATTACCCAAGAAAGCTACTCCTATCACAGGGAAAGCCGAATTAGAGGAGGATGGAAACAATCTCTCCATCATTCTTAAGAACATTACAGAGAACAGAGAGAAAAGAAGAAAGCTTTTTAACCTGGTAAAAGACCTTTTGCCATTTGTGGAGAATCTTGATGTGGAGAAATTTGCAGATAAATCTTTGCTTTTTAAATTAAAAGAGTCATATTTCAAAACTCAATATTTACCGGCATCTCTTATTTCTGACGGAACAATAAATATGACTGCTCTTATTGTTGCTTTATATTTTGAGAAGAAGCCATTTATTATTATAGAAGAACCAGAACGGAACATTCATCCATCCCTTATTTCTAAAGTGGTGGAGATGATGAAAGATGCTTCACGAACACAAAGAAAGCAAATTGTAGTTACTACTCATAATCCTGAATTTGTAAAATATGCTGGATTAGAAAATATTTTGCTTGTTTCTCGCAATGAAGATGGTTTTTCAACGATCTCTCGACCAGCAGATAAAAAGGAAGTTAAAACCTTCTTAAAGAATGATATAGGTATTGAAGAACTCTACATACAAAACTTACTTGAGGTTTAAAACATGCCTTATAAACTTCTGTTTATATGGGTTGAGGGAAATGATGATGAAAGATTTTTTAATAGAATATTAAGCCCAAAACTCCAAAGAAAGTATGGTACTGTGAAGATTATAAGATATGCAAAAATGAAAAAAGAAAAGGTCGATAATTTTATTAGAAGTATCAAAGCGATGAAAGCAGACTATATTTATTTGACAGATATTAACGATTCTCCTTGTGTTACCGCTAAAAAAGAAGAGATGCAAAAGAAGTATCAGAATATTGATAAAGATAAAATAATTGTCGTAATTAGGGAGATAGAAAGTTGGTATTTAGCAGGATTGGATAATAAGGCATGTAAACAACTTAAAATAAAGAATTTTGCTAATACTGATAATGTTACTAAGGAAAAATTTAATGCCTTGATTCCTAAAAGGTTTACTTCCAGAATAGATTTTATGTCAGAAATCTTGAAAAATTTTTCTATTAAAATAGCAAAGCAGAAAAATACTTCCTTTCAATACTTTGTAGATAAATATGATTGCTGAACTTATGGAGATAAAACGGGAGGATTATACAAAATAGGAATTTTTTTGGAAAATATTTTTTGATACCAGTTTAAGATTGTCAAGTAAATTTTCAGGTGGCGAGGCAAAATTTTATTGCAAAATTATTTTGTGTTTGATATGAAATAATCTCAAGCAATTATGATGATAATGTAAAGAAATAAGATAGTCTCGCAAAAAATCAAAATCTGAAAGTACAGAGGAATTAATAAAATAAAAGAGACCTCCAAGTGGTTAACAAAAAATTTATAATTTTAGTTGTTTTATTATTGCTAGCCTTTTTTATCTGGAAAACTGATTTTAGTAGCCTTTCTGATTTTATTTATAAATTTAGCTCTGCAAATAAGGGCAAAATTGTCTATGCCTATGAGCCATTTATTGATGGAAAACTTGAGGTTCATCGTACAGAGATTTATATAATGAATCCAGATGGAACAGGAAAGAAGCAACTTACGCATAATAATTTCTATGATGCTATGCCTAAACTTTCTCCAGATGGAAAAAGAGTTGTTTTTGTCTCAGCAAGAGTACCTTCAGGAGGAGTCCCTCTTTTAGGAATGATGCCTGGTTTTTCTCATCAAATTTATATAATTAATACTGATGGAACTGGTGAAAGACAACTGACATTTTCTGAAGGCAATTGTCTTTATCCTCGCTGGTTATCAAATAAAGAGATTGTTTTTTTAAGTCAAGATGGAGGAGAATATAGCTGGATGGTAATGAATATTGATGAAGGAGACATTCAGAGTCTGGATGAATATTTAGGTTTTCATATTCCAGGTAATCCTTATTTTTCACCAGATGGTTCAAAAATAGCTTATACAATTGAATCCGGCACAGGAAGTTCAAGAAAGTCACAGATTTGGATAATAAATCGAGATGGAACAGGAAAAAGACAATTAACACATGGAGAGTGTGATGAGTCACCTGCTTGGTCACCTGATGGCAAAAAGATAGTTTATTCCTCAAGATATATAGTAAATATGGGTTATGTTGGCCCATCTCCACGTTTTGCCATTTATGTAATAGATGTTGATAGTGGCAATATAAGGCAACTGACAGATGATGGTATTAGACCTTGTTGGTCTCCTGATGGACAAAAGATTGTTTTTGAAAAATATTGGGGGAATGGGATTTTGGTAATGGATGCTGATGGTAAAAACAAAAGATGGATTGCTCCTAAAAGTATGCGGGATCTTACTCGTTTTAGAACAGGTAAAATAGTTGACCTTTATATGTGGCCAGATTGGCGATAAAGGAATATGGATAATTTGGAATTATTAAAAAAAGGATTAGCAGCTTTAATAATGGGAGTAGGAATAGTTGTTGGTATAGGCACTTTTCCAAGAGCTATTACAAGAACAATATTTCTTCCTTTTCTTGTGCCTATATGTGGAGTTAAGTTTGCCATTATATTTTTAATTTTCCAGATTGGATACTGTTATCTTTTAGATATAAAGAAGGGATTTTTTTGGATAATAGGTTTTTTTATACCCGGGGCTATTTTAGGAACCTTAAACGCACTATTGTGGGGTGGAAATGTTTTAAGAGCTCTCCTTGTTATGGGTGCCTGTGTAAGTGCTGTGGCTCTTAGTTTTGGTGTATTTGGGGAAAAATTATGAGAAAAATATCTACATGATTCTTAAAGACTACTTGAATCCTAAAAAAGCAACTAAAGGGAATTCCCTAAAAATTTTAAGCAGACTATAAAAACAAATAAGCATATCTGAACAATTCGGATATGAACAAGTTAAGTGAAATTCCCAAGCCCGCAAAGGAGGGAAGGAATGGTTGAGATTGCATTAAAAATAAATGGAGAGGAAAAACGGTGGAAAATTCAAAATCCTAAAGTAGAGGATATTTTGAGAAGAATTCCAGTCAATAAAATTTCTGAATATATAGAGATGTATATTCTTGTTGGTGATACAGTATTAAACTATGCAATGATTCAAACAAGTGAAGAAACTTTGGAAAGATATTTTGGGAATGTTATTCAAGGATTAACAGAACAGGTGGATGAAATTGCAAAACTTAAAGAAAAAGTGGAAAAGGAAATATCTGAAAATCTTCCCAGCATTATCAAGGAGAAGATAGAAAGTGAAATAAAAGAAAAACTTACAGAATTAAGAGGACAAATAGAAGCCTTAAAAGGCATAAAAGATGGACTTCCTGATGCTATAAAAGCACAACTAGGAGAATATATCGGCAAATTAGAAGAAGCTATTAGCAATGTTAAAACAAGCTCCGATGTTTTGTCTGAATTTATCAGTAAATATAGAGGAGCAAAAGAAAGAGGTGAAATAGGGGAAGAATTCATTTATAAAATTCTGGTAGACAACTTTAAAGAAGACTCCTTTGAAGATGTTTCAGAACAGAGAAATTATTCAGATATTAAAGCGAGCTCTTCAGATATGGTAGATGTTTTGATTGAAGTCAAAAATTACCAAAATCCTGTCCCTGCTAGTCAAGTCCAAAAGTTTTGGAAAGATCTTGAATCTCACGACATCAGTATTGGTTGCTTTATATCGTTAGGTACACGAATACAAGGTGGCATTGGAGAGTACAAAATTGTAAGTAATGGTAATAAATTGGGAATTTTCATGAATGTGGGTCAGTTTATAGGGCAAAATGGAATGGAAGATGGTATAAAGCTAGCATATTTCATAACTAAGAAGTTCGCTCAATATTATAAACAAGTAGAGAGGGAAAGAGTTGAGGAAGGAGCGTTGCGACAAAAAATAGAAAGTATTTTTTTTGAGATGAATCATCTCAAATCAAGACTTGAAAACCTTAGACGAATCAGTGATGATCTAAGAAAGATTGAAGAAACTGTTAGGAAAAGCATAAGTTCTATAGACGAATTGTATAGAGAATCTATTAATCGGATTGAAAAAATTATGATAATGTAGAAGGAAATTAAAATGTTAAGTACTTTACACCTTGCCCTTCGGTTACATATCCCTGAAAAGTTGTTCGAAATTTGACTCGGCGGTATATTAAAATGCAACATTAAAAGGAGGTGTTAAGTATGGCATATACAAAAGAAGAATTAAGAGAATTTATGCTAAAAGAAATTGAGATAATTCAAGATATCAT
Proteins encoded in this window:
- a CDS encoding AAA family ATPase; translated protein: MSIKRIEVKNFKSFKELKINLGKFNVIIGANASGKSNFVHIFEFLRDITSSGLDNAVSMQGGVEYLRNMNIGVSKPLSIKVVSDQEFGLLGPRTKAGLIGIKTYEVIYEFALRFYKRGSGFRIVKDELSQKCKFLKLERKEKKVEEKEILGEGGILISRSNGRVKIDFNIPPNVPLKKEDIFPPLLRFLREEKLPEHKLLLETYFFIPPLEDIFSEISIYDFDPKLPKKATPITGKAELEEDGNNLSIILKNITENREKRRKLFNLVKDLLPFVENLDVEKFADKSLLFKLKESYFKTQYLPASLISDGTINMTALIVALYFEKKPFIIIEEPERNIHPSLISKVVEMMKDASRTQRKQIVVTTHNPEFVKYAGLENILLVSRNEDGFSTISRPADKKEVKTFLKNDIGIEELYIQNLLEV
- a CDS encoding permease, whose product is MKIVGISAYIAFILFSFITGFNPGKQIGKNFITFSVDMLEILPCAFVLIGLFEIWVKKETVEKHFGKESGIRGYIWAVLLAGTTVGGLYVAFPVAYSLYNKGAKLSVIFTYIGASAICRVPMTIFEASFMGIKFSAIRLLVSLPLVIISSILLGAYLEKRNYKIMEEQNG
- a CDS encoding DUF4276 family protein; protein product: MPYKLLFIWVEGNDDERFFNRILSPKLQRKYGTVKIIRYAKMKKEKVDNFIRSIKAMKADYIYLTDINDSPCVTAKKEEMQKKYQNIDKDKIIVVIREIESWYLAGLDNKACKQLKIKNFANTDNVTKEKFNALIPKRFTSRIDFMSEILKNFSIKIAKQKNTSFQYFVDKYDC